GATGTGTGGTACGTTCAAATAAGGAAACgtcaaatttaacaataaaggaaaaatatttgCGCATTTACTCTGGAGAATGCTGAACACGTAAGAACAAAAGCGTTATAATTTAGTAACTGCTTCATAATGGCTGTCACATTCTGTGACTTATTACGTGCTACTCCTGCAAATTTAgttcgttttattttaattttgttctgtttcagaatatgatttttatttttttactttggtttCTAAATCAGCCTTGCCCCAGATTAAAGTGGACACCTTGACAgtacaaatatacagggtgtccagcaaccattcgaacaaactttgtcacattgttcagcaggccaaaactaacaaataatgcaatataacaggtgccctatttcacttcgtttagcgtctgtctgtctgtatgtgtttttgggaaaaaaattactactcaaaaaccacttaagatacagaattcaaacctAACATTTATGTttacctagtgttggtccttttcagtgaaaaaataaaacaaatatctcattgcatttcaaaatggcggccattcaaaatgttcaaattgtattagctttgaaacggctactttgacaacaaattcaccaggataactttttttagcatattttattaccaattcatcaatttttgtttcaaaaagattgaataacaaataactgagttacagcaccaaacgtaaaaacaggttaaatccatgcatggcaagtacatacaacaatgtagtggatttttacgaatacactttttaaggttctttattaaaatagtgaacaatattataacctgaaatttaatatttatttttttaatttgttttaaggtaaatttaaaaaagtttttaaccaattgtgaatcctggtttttaaatctaaaaaaaaatgttaatagggctacgttatggttgggtatagggttttcttacatggcaattgtgtgaaacagcgtaattaattcaatgtgtttgaaaattttattgaacatgatattttttattaagaaatcaatgattacattactgtaaaactttcataatcgttgctcaaagtggcgtccttgtaactcgttgcagattctgaagcgtcgtaagcacgattctctcaccccttcaaaaggattactgtcttgaataactgcagcagcctcaacaactctagctactagatccatttcattctgtatgggagtggtatacactaattgcttcatgtgtccccacaagtaaaaatcaatgggtgtgaggtcaggtgaccgtggaggccaagggacgggacctccacgtccaatccaacgatctccatacacttcattcaaatgttgtctagcaatcagggaaaagttTAACAGTGTATGGaccggtgctccatcgtgttggaaccacattctttgtctagtttcaataggaacatgttccaacagctcaggtaagatttccctcaaaaaaacttcataagtaggtccgttcagtctctttggtataatgtgtggcccaatcaaatatccgtctactattccagcccagatattgacagaaaatttgtgctgaaacttacgttgcacaatttcatgagggttctcttcagcccataaatggctgtttcggctattaaatatgccatctcggGTAAATGACGCTTtgtcagtaaagagaacataccttgaaaaatcgggttcatcaactaatttgtgaaggaaccaaacgagagcagtctaccctgcAAATTCGAAATTGCATAGTTAGTAGGCTCCAGCAAAAAATCGAagtctcttttattttatttcttactagcACATCAATGTTATCgtgtaatgaattttaaaagttttgagaatttaaatacaaatttcctGTTATAATTTTCCCGAGAAAATTACTTGAAGTAAAATCTTAAGATGCAATCATTAGTAATATGGCAACatgatattttatgaaacataacCCTTCATCAGACATACAAAATACTAGAGCCCTCGTTTTAACCATCGGTTAAAGTTGCAAACTATTAGTCACTCTTATTTCGCTTCAGTTTTTGTGTGGAActttttatatctgaaataacATTCATATATTAAAGGTATTCAGATTGTCTAGGTATTCTCACTGTATTCAATTGCATCTaatgaggcaatgagaatacaTATTCCTGagcaatgaaaaataattaagttttatgttGATTTATAAATCTCTATGAAACCGGACAAGAATTTCCCAGGACATAGCCGACTGCCACATAATAAGTTACGATTCTATTTTCTCGATCAAGATAAACTTCCAACCGCAAAACAACGTTTCACTCTGTTTATTGTCATGGGAACTTATATCAACCAGGAATATCAGTTTCTTATTTATACGGTGAGAGTTAAAAAAATGGATAAcccatattaatattttaatggtgTAATTGGCTGCatgttagttaaaaacaataaatttatactcTATCTagcaatttttaatgtaactttgGAAGCAAAAGGGTACTTCACTGTAGTTTTATttcaagaaagtaaaatattcagaATTAGACAGctgtctgaaaataaaatttgattacatacttataaaaagagaaaatatttacaaaaaaattagcattcaatattatttaacaatactaTAATTGTTATTTTGCACATAAATGTATAAAGACATACTgacttttatattacatttaattgcaGTAAAAATTAGTCAAAACTGTAGATTGTCAGATTCAATACTACTATTTTTTTCAGTTGTCGAAGCTGTACGTAATAATATGACAAATTTAGATTGAGGAGAACATTGTCGTTTGTATAAATACTTACAGAACTTTGGCACAGATTATGGCCGTAAAGAAGTAAAGCTTAATGTACTTTTCTGTATATCTATCCAATAAAAGATgagaataaaaaattgaaatgttgATTTTAAGAgcttaaatctatattaaaaaataagttttctccaaaatgttttctcttaaaaataagacattttgaaatttgtattccCTATTATGATAAATAGTTTTCAGCACTCggtatcataaatttaatttaaaagtgtaattttttagaAACCGAATACACAAATGTTATGGCTTGTTAACAagagttaaataattacaaatgacCGTTTAATGAAATAAGACAGACCTATAACTGTTACTGGTCATTACCCTCAGTCATTAAATCTCTAAATGGAGGAGCCACTTGGTGTGgggtttagatttaaaattttgagttgcAATTACAAAATGGGGATCTAGGAAGCAGAAGCGGAATTTtggtttacaatgtttttatttattaattattgtatatgaaGAGGTGAATAGAAGTTTAAAGCTTATAATAGTATTTTTGGAAATGAATGTAAATAAGAAAATGCACTTTATATTATTACCTCTCAGGAGGTGCACAAATTACATTCGTGTAAATGTTAAAACCCATGTTTAAGAAGTCAACAGTTACTCTGGCAACGGACCTGGAAGCAAAGTAAACTCCCTACAGCTCTCACGCAATATCCTGAAGTGTATGTTTACACAACACCAACCCTTACCAAGCTGCAGCTATTTTCCTTTCCTAAGAGTTTATGTTTACTTCTATAATTATGTATAGTAatactgtagtatattattattaagagtTGGACGTAATTTGTATCTTatcaacataatatattttcttatcaaCCACCAAGTTCTGTATGGTGCGTGTAAGAAAGAAAACGCGTTTTACTACTAAAGCGTTTAtactactaaataatttattatatatatatatatatatatatatatatatatatagttttgttcGAAACGCAGGAAATCGTTTATAcaggtttgaaattaaaaaggaCTAGTCATTGTACCTCTTAAGCATTAGCAGTCAGGCAGAAAAGCAGGTTTGAATACCaatgtattaaacagtttttgtactgtATGATTTTAAGATGAAGCCCGTGTACAAATGAAAAGACGAAATGAAAGTATTTGCTATATTAGCAGCATTACTACTGAAAACAAagattactataattttaaatctggCACGATACTATTCAATCATTTAAAGTGGAAATCGTAAGTCATGATCAGTAAGCTCGAGTTCATGAATCTATGAAACGTTACAGTAACCACTCAAAACATCAAATTACAGAAAGATCAGCCATAGAATTAGATTATCGAAAAATTGGTAGCGCGTGTTAAAGAACGTATGCTCACAGATCGATTGATGGTAACTTCAACCGATCACGAGATAACTACTACGCCCATTCCATTCATCTTGAGAAACGGACTCGCATCGCTGAGCACAGTTATAAATCCAAATAAGCAATTGAAAgccacaaaataaaacataatttgttggattattattaatgtattattgacGAATGGAAGGCTTAAAAGGATTACAAATTTTCGgacattttctatttttatatgtaacaaaaaatactaCGTGTCAATTATTAAAACGTATTACTTATACTTCTTCACGTGTAAAACAACCTTAAGgttaaaagtgtacaaaaattataaactaatcaaTATATGGTGATGATCTCACCAAAGACAAAGGTAACAACAGAAAAAGTTATACGTAAAAAGAACCAAGCATATATCTGAGAGTATAGAGTGGTTAGAATAAACATAAACCATCTCACAAAATCAGAAAAACAGGGCTGAACAACCTCACACCACACACATGTAAGAATATAGGACAATGTCTCTCTGACCCTTATGTAGTATATTTATGagtgatatatttttagaaaataatttctttttaataacattttattaaggaaattaattctttatattaacaaacatcatACATTTCAATCATCTTTTGTATATAAAGGGAAATGTTTTGTTCATATCTTTTCTTCGACAGTTTTTCTTTGGGTTCTGATTATACTTGTAAGATTCCCCCGAATTCTACTACAACTGTCTGTAACTCCTTGGGGGGCTGTGACCAGAACTGTATTAACTGTATATTTCATTCCAACCATAACTTGAATACCCCATTTTCATGGTTTGGAAGTCTAAAAAATGGTTGGACGATAACGTCTTTCAAAGcataatatgtacaataatattaactCTCTCATGTTGTTTTGTAGTAATTACAATTAAGAGTTTGTTTGATGCCAATGTTCGTCTGATGAGTATAATGTGAGAATGAGGtaaggtattgaaataaaaactgatattACTACcgatgaaaaatgaaaatgataatTTGGGTTCtagtaagttatttatttatttgaaacacgATTATAAAGTACCTGCGTATTCAAAACAATACTAGAAAAGTGCTTTATTAACTGATATCAATATCATATTCTTACATTAATCTCCTGCTTTTCATACCGTTTTAGAATGGAAGTATactagaatttaataaatttataaagtacgAAAAGAATTTACGATTGtaatttacataccttgtaagcaactttaaatttataaacaaaaattgaattataCAGTAAACAACTTCTTGTAAATTACATATGctgattacatattttaatttttaatattttaaaaatctatggTTTTAGACCCCTAAGCTATTAATATTtaggttaacattattattaataatttagttctacatattattatttagtacggTTTATATGAACAATGAAAATATAGGCGTTTCATAGCAACATATTCTATCTGTTTcctttttgttttcaaaaccacaCGTTAATTCCATTGGCATGACTCAAAATGGCTTCCAAACAAGTCATATGCAAAAGGCTACCTTTGCTAAATTCCACATTCAACAACTCCGGTGCAGTTACAGGAAGTAATCTACTTCCTAAAACAGCCGATCACCCTTTCTTGCTGCTCAAGTCTACGGAGATGACTCAGGCGACCACGATCAGCCCCACTGGTGTTCATCCTCGGGTTCCCACCATGGGTCCGTGCCGTGCTCCCAACCCTGTCTGCCCGCCTCCACCCTGCGCCTGCCCACCTCCCAGCCCGACGGTCACCATGGGCAAGAGGATCATCAAGGCACTGTGGTTCTTGTCTAAGCTAGGTCTCTTCGTCGGAGTTGTCAAGTTCACTGTTGACGAAGGGCTGTGGGGTGACAGCGAGGAAACGGAAGAGCTCGCCAAAAGGATGGGCATCATCGGGGAAAAGGAAAAGGAGGACCAGAAAAAGGTAACATGATTCAATAAGAGGCAACAAATAAAACACAACGAAATTCTACTATCAAAGTTTTCAGGTTTATACTGCGTCGAAAATGCTGAAAAAAATCTTGTGACATGCTCTTAATGCTGAGAAAACTTTAAACCGAACCAATTGTAATTTGGCTAATTCAGGTATGGTTTTGTactaaattcaaacattttaattcagtATACTCTCAATATTTCGACACAGTGTGAATAAGAAAACGTAGGTATAGTCATGACATCAGCCGCGTAAGCTTAAGAATTAAGTTTACAACAGATCTTGtatttttgtacttgtttttATTAACACAAGTACAGTacgttatttaaatgtttgtacctgataattttaatataattttatctctCTTCCTGATACGCATTTCTTTTAATAAGAAGTCAAATAGGAATTTCAATAAAGTGGCgaggtttattaaaaaatgaaagtgaaataatttaaaagttaattaaactgTAGAGAGAATTTACGCAGGTGGTAGGATTTCATATTTCTGTAAACTTTAGATTAAACAAAACTCATCACAACTTTAAAAAGGAATATCAGAGCAGCTgtgttatgaattattttattagttaataataatttctaagaaaTCCTTTCAGATCTATGTTGTCAATTCAAACCGAGCAAACATATATTGAATGCGGACGACGACATTGATAGAACTCGGAAAGTTTCTTGGAAATCTCCTCCTTGAGAATAACAAGTTAAGTTACATGAGTTTTGTTTGTCTGATTTCATACTTTCTCAGTgcatataaaatcaaattaaacaatcttttaaataattcaagttGGAGATAAATGATACAACCAAGTGGATTTTCGCGGTACAGTTTGCTCACTACTACTAAATCACTAGACGAAATATCAGGTTGGTTACTTTATACTATTTCAAAAGGTGTATGAATGGTACACCCGAGAAGGaagaaaataagttatatttttatataaatgaaacttccgTTCATAATTTATTCGAGTGGAGTTCTAAATGACCTTTGTAATGAAAAGAGCGGAGTATTTATTTTACCGAGTATTACAGATACTTCAACTATTGGAATATCCAACAAACACCCCGTACCTTCAACGTTTTAAtggttgaaacttttaaaatatcatcaaattgATCTCCTTGAGTATGGTAGGTGGAAgggttaatacattttaaattgggTGACCTAGTGATTAAAACTTTAAAGTGCAGGTTTCCGTAAGACAAAATAAACCGTTCGAACAAAGATAAAATTCTGCTTTAAAACAGGTGTGCAATGTTAGATTATTTCAATGTATATACATCTTTTTCTTTTATAAggcatttaaaacaaattaaccaTGTAAAAACGTCTGCTAAGTATGTGTAACCCTCCCTTAAAACTGGCTGTTTATAGGTTAATTCCCTTTCCTTTCCTTTccagatatttttaaaagtatctggCAAAGCTCCCAGCATTAATTTGCAATTTTGGGGACAGTTTTACTCAAATATCTTTTTCtcttattattaaatcaaatttaatacattttattatttggcaTGAAATTTACAGTACAATAAGTGTATAAGTATGTAtacatgcaatacatttttataataatataaattacttatctaaaaattgtgttttataaaaattgtgatttgACTTATTGAAAGGTGCAGAAaaaaagatattacaaaaaatagaTATCACTAGTCCAACCACTGTGtatgaaagtaaatttaatagtaaccAATTTCACTAATTTTCATAAGTTAATTAcacaaaatgatttaaaataaacaaccttTTTCAcgttactgtattaaaaaaaccaCATTTCCTTTAAGACCTAAAAGTATGTAAAAAACACAATTgtgtagaaaaaataaatacataataaatttataaagacaTTACActagaaaaatattgaaacatactAAACTTGTAAAGAATTTACACTGCAAATCAAGAACAATCATAGTAACACAGCTAAAGAACTTAGCAACAAACTGCGCTGTGGGTCGGTCACAGCTGACTAGCATAGAGAAACGTAACAAGTTACTACGTCTTATTGATTATGCGGTCCATACCACCGGTAATATACTATAGATAGTAAAAAACACAATTGTATTAGAAAACATGATACTTGGTGATCATTTTGGTGtaacataagtaataatttaattatgtttttctattttgaatTAAACCATCTTTTAtgaacgtccgtatatacggacggtGGAATTTTATGCAGATATTTTTGACCTCCGCATGGATGGACGATTGAATGGGTAATGAGGGAGATTATTACAGTATGGAATTTACGGTCCATTATATATAGCTTTATTACCTTATATAACTTAAACTTATACGAACTGAACTTAAACTTTTAGGGCcaaaaactgattattttacaAATCGAAGTTCCTAAGCAGTGATTCTAACAGTttagaaaaactgtttttgttttagaaaaacacCACTTTTTTAAGTGGTGGAAGTTTCTAATACTAGTACCAAAAATTTAAGTgacagtaaaaatttattaaatactagtactaaattaatgtttgactctttttgttaaaataaacataaaaaatatgacacACAGCAATGACGGAGCCGTCTGAATTTCATTCTTACCATATCACTATACTCATGACtttgatatataacattttttatggtaTATTACATTACTGTAATGATATATTACATAGCTTAAGAAAACCAGTAGATTTTATTGCACATGGTTTTAGTATTGTACTTGTACTGCAAAAGAACAAGAAAACGCAatagaaatttgttattaaattcagTGAGTATGAAGACGAAAAAAGTACCCATCTACGAGTATTATGTCCCTCGTTTGAATTTTAT
The Homalodisca vitripennis isolate AUS2020 chromosome 1, UT_GWSS_2.1, whole genome shotgun sequence DNA segment above includes these coding regions:
- the LOC124355587 gene encoding uncharacterized protein LOC124355587 isoform X1, which codes for MASKQVICKRLPLLNSTFNNSGAVTGSNLLPKTADHPFLLLKSTEMTQATTISPTGVHPRVPTMGPCRAPNPVCPPPPCACPPPSPTVTMGKRIIKALWFLSKLGLFVGVVKFTVDEGLWGDSEETEELAKRMGIIGEKEKEDQKKESQPASRGMWDTAVLKAGEVFELEA
- the LOC124355587 gene encoding uncharacterized protein LOC124355587 isoform X2 — translated: MASKQVICKRLPLLNSTFNNSGAVTGSNLLPKTADHPFLLLKSTEMTQATTISPTGVHPRVPTMGPCRAPNPVCPPPPCACPPPSPTVTMGKRIIKALWFLSKLGLFVGVVKFTVDEGLWGDSEETEELAKRMGIIGEKEKEDQKKESQPASRGMWDTAVLKAGEVFGLEA